A section of the Caballeronia sp. M1242 genome encodes:
- a CDS encoding ABC transporter substrate-binding protein, with protein MTLSKFTRRLFAGAALAVLSVLPAAAHAQIKVGVDLSSTGPAAAIGITSKNAMLMWPKTIAGQDAQYIILDDGSDPGAAVRNIRKLITEDKVDVIVGPNITPAALAALDPVAEYQTPMITLIGSASVVEPQEGKKVWAFKMAQTDRAMADVMTRYMSNHGVKTVGFIGFADSYGDSWLSEFTKFADLRHIKIVATERFNRTDASVTGQILKLMAAKPDAVLIAGAGTPTVLPQRTLVERGYKGAIYQTHGIATPEFIKLGGKDVEGTLFPTQPVVVARTLPADHPSKKAALAFVDAYEDKYGKGTVTQFAGDAAGVYPRLQDAATRALKAGKPGTKEFRVALRSELEHAHELVVPNGVVNTSASDHVGLDQRASVMGIVRNGAFTYLSQ; from the coding sequence ATGACGTTGTCGAAATTCACGCGCCGGCTCTTCGCCGGCGCCGCGCTGGCTGTGCTGTCCGTGTTGCCCGCCGCCGCGCACGCGCAGATCAAGGTAGGCGTGGACTTGTCGAGCACGGGACCTGCCGCCGCCATCGGCATCACGAGCAAGAACGCGATGCTGATGTGGCCGAAGACCATCGCGGGACAGGACGCGCAGTACATCATTCTCGACGACGGCTCGGACCCCGGCGCGGCAGTGCGCAATATCCGCAAGCTGATCACCGAGGACAAGGTGGACGTGATCGTCGGGCCGAACATCACGCCGGCCGCGCTCGCGGCGCTCGATCCGGTCGCGGAATATCAGACGCCGATGATTACGCTGATCGGCTCGGCGTCGGTGGTCGAACCGCAGGAAGGCAAGAAGGTCTGGGCGTTCAAGATGGCGCAGACCGACCGCGCGATGGCCGACGTGATGACGCGCTACATGTCCAACCACGGCGTGAAGACGGTCGGCTTCATCGGTTTCGCGGACAGCTACGGCGATAGCTGGCTCTCCGAATTCACGAAGTTCGCGGATCTTCGCCACATCAAGATAGTCGCGACCGAACGCTTCAACCGGACGGACGCGAGCGTCACCGGCCAGATTCTGAAGCTGATGGCCGCAAAGCCCGACGCCGTCTTGATCGCGGGCGCGGGCACGCCGACCGTGCTTCCGCAGCGCACGCTCGTCGAGCGCGGCTACAAGGGCGCGATCTATCAGACGCACGGCATCGCGACGCCGGAGTTCATCAAGCTCGGCGGCAAGGACGTCGAAGGCACGCTCTTTCCGACGCAGCCGGTGGTCGTCGCGCGCACGCTGCCGGCCGATCATCCGTCGAAGAAGGCCGCGCTCGCATTCGTCGATGCTTACGAGGACAAGTACGGCAAGGGCACGGTGACGCAGTTCGCCGGCGACGCGGCGGGCGTGTATCCGCGCTTGCAGGACGCGGCGACGCGCGCGCTGAAGGCGGGCAAGCCGGGAACGAAGGAATTTCGCGTCGCGCTGCGCTCGGAACTGGAGCACGCGCATGAGCTGGTGGTGCCGAACGGCGTCGTCAATACGAGCGCCAGCGACCACGTCGGACTGGATCAGCGCGCGAGCGTCATGGGCATCGTCCGCAACGGGGCGTTCACGTATCTAAGCCAGTGA
- a CDS encoding CysB family HTH-type transcriptional regulator, with the protein MNLHQFRFVREAVRQNFNLTEAAKALYTSQPGVSKAIIELEDELGVEIFTRHGKRVRSLTEPGRIILASVEKILQEVESLKRVGKDYAAQDQGNLVIAATHTQARYSLPSAIAEFKKRFPKVHLSILQGSPTQVAEMVIHDQADIAIATEAIANYKELVSLPCFQWQHLAVMLPEHPLLERKLLTLDDLVQYPLITYEAAFAGRTKINHAFQLRNLTPDIVLEAIDADVIKTYVELGLGVGIMADIAFNPERDRHLRAMPVGHLFGTNVTRLALKQGAYLRSYVYTLVELLSPSMNRKLIEQALSGEHESYEL; encoded by the coding sequence ATGAATCTGCATCAGTTCCGCTTCGTGCGCGAGGCCGTGCGGCAGAACTTCAACCTGACCGAAGCCGCGAAGGCGCTGTATACATCGCAGCCGGGCGTGTCGAAGGCGATCATCGAGCTGGAAGACGAGCTGGGCGTCGAGATCTTCACGCGGCACGGCAAGCGCGTCCGGTCGCTGACGGAGCCGGGGCGCATCATTCTCGCTTCCGTCGAGAAAATCCTGCAGGAAGTGGAAAGCCTGAAGCGCGTCGGCAAGGATTACGCGGCGCAGGATCAGGGCAATCTCGTGATCGCCGCGACCCACACGCAGGCGCGCTACTCGCTGCCGTCGGCCATCGCGGAATTCAAGAAACGCTTCCCGAAAGTGCATCTGTCCATCCTGCAAGGCAGCCCGACGCAGGTCGCCGAGATGGTCATTCACGATCAGGCGGACATCGCCATTGCCACCGAAGCCATCGCCAACTATAAGGAACTGGTGTCGCTGCCCTGCTTCCAGTGGCAGCATCTGGCGGTCATGCTGCCCGAGCATCCGCTCCTCGAACGCAAGCTTCTCACGCTCGACGATCTCGTGCAGTACCCGCTCATCACGTACGAAGCGGCGTTCGCCGGGCGCACGAAGATCAACCACGCGTTTCAGCTGCGCAATCTGACGCCGGATATCGTGCTCGAAGCCATCGACGCGGACGTCATCAAGACTTACGTCGAACTGGGGCTCGGCGTCGGGATCATGGCGGATATCGCGTTCAATCCCGAGCGCGACCGCCATTTGCGCGCGATGCCGGTCGGGCATCTGTTCGGCACGAACGTCACGCGGCTCGCGCTCAAGCAAGGCGCTTATCTGCGCAGCTATGTGTATACGCTCGTCGAGCTGCTTTCGCCGTCGATGAACCGGAAGCTGATCGAGCAGGCGCTCTCCGGCGAGCACGAAAGCTACGAACTCTGA
- a CDS encoding nitrite/sulfite reductase, translating into MYQYDQIDQRIVDERVAQYADQVRRRLSGELSEEEFRPLRLQNGLYMQRHAYMHRIAIPYGNLRSDQLRMLATIAREHDRGYGHFSTRTNIQFNWIELEETPEILRKLASVQMHAIQTSGNCIRNITADQFAGVAPDETVDPRPWAEIMRQWSTFHPEFAWLPRKFKIAVCGSAEDRAAVQIHDLGVYLKKNAQGEVVASILAGGGLGRTPIIGAVIKEDLPWQHLLTYCEAVLRVYNRYGRRDNMYKARIKILVKALSPEKFAKQVEEEWAHLKDGPSTLTQDEVDRVSKFFAPPIYEKLSDTDASYEKHLIESKPFARWVERNVRPHKIAGYAAVTLSLKPTGVAPGDATDKQMDEVANLADEFSYGEIRVSHEQNLILANVKKRDLYAVWERAKAIGLAAANIGLLTDIISCPGGDFCSLANAKSIPIAQAIQERFDNADYVYDLGDLSINISGCMNACGHHHVGNIGVLGVDKDGSEWYQVTLGGEQSSGATGAHLGKVIGPSFSAHEMPDVVSSVIDTFVENRLEGERFIETFGRIGIAPFKERVYASRQAHA; encoded by the coding sequence ATGTACCAATACGATCAGATCGACCAGCGAATCGTTGACGAACGAGTCGCGCAGTACGCCGATCAGGTTCGCCGGCGTCTGTCGGGCGAGTTGAGCGAGGAAGAATTCCGTCCGCTGCGGCTGCAAAACGGCCTGTACATGCAGCGCCACGCATACATGCACCGCATCGCGATTCCGTACGGCAACCTGCGCAGCGACCAGTTGCGCATGCTCGCGACCATCGCGCGGGAGCACGACCGCGGCTACGGCCACTTCTCCACGCGCACCAACATCCAGTTCAACTGGATCGAGCTGGAAGAAACGCCGGAAATCCTCCGCAAGCTGGCATCGGTGCAGATGCACGCGATCCAGACGTCGGGCAACTGCATCCGCAACATCACGGCGGACCAGTTCGCGGGCGTGGCGCCGGACGAAACCGTCGATCCGCGTCCGTGGGCCGAAATCATGCGCCAGTGGTCCACGTTCCACCCGGAATTCGCGTGGCTGCCGCGCAAGTTCAAGATCGCCGTCTGCGGCTCGGCTGAAGACCGCGCGGCCGTGCAGATTCACGATCTCGGCGTTTATCTGAAGAAGAACGCGCAGGGCGAAGTCGTCGCGAGCATTCTCGCGGGCGGCGGGCTCGGCCGCACGCCGATCATCGGCGCGGTCATCAAGGAAGACCTGCCGTGGCAGCATCTGCTGACGTACTGCGAAGCCGTGCTGCGCGTGTACAACCGCTACGGCCGCCGCGACAACATGTACAAGGCGCGCATCAAGATTCTCGTGAAGGCGCTGTCGCCCGAGAAGTTCGCGAAGCAGGTGGAAGAAGAGTGGGCGCATCTGAAGGATGGTCCCTCGACGCTCACGCAGGACGAAGTGGACCGCGTGTCGAAGTTCTTCGCGCCGCCCATCTATGAAAAGCTGTCCGACACGGACGCCTCGTATGAGAAGCATCTGATCGAAAGCAAGCCGTTCGCGCGCTGGGTCGAGCGCAACGTGCGCCCGCACAAGATTGCCGGCTACGCGGCGGTCACGCTGTCGCTGAAGCCGACGGGCGTTGCGCCCGGCGATGCCACCGACAAACAGATGGACGAAGTCGCCAATCTCGCCGATGAGTTCTCCTACGGCGAAATCCGCGTCTCGCACGAGCAGAACCTGATTCTCGCGAACGTGAAGAAGCGCGATCTGTACGCCGTCTGGGAGCGCGCGAAGGCGATCGGTCTCGCGGCGGCGAACATCGGCCTGCTGACGGACATCATCTCGTGCCCGGGCGGCGATTTCTGCTCGCTCGCGAATGCGAAGTCGATTCCGATCGCGCAAGCGATTCAGGAACGCTTCGACAACGCCGACTATGTCTACGACCTCGGCGACCTGTCGATCAACATTTCGGGCTGCATGAACGCGTGCGGTCATCACCACGTCGGCAACATCGGCGTGCTGGGTGTCGATAAGGACGGCTCCGAGTGGTATCAGGTGACGCTCGGCGGCGAGCAAAGCTCGGGCGCGACCGGCGCGCACCTCGGCAAGGTCATCGGGCCGTCGTTCTCGGCGCATGAAATGCCGGACGTCGTCTCGAGCGTGATCGACACCTTCGTCGAGAACCGCCTGGAAGGCGAGCGCTTCATCGAGACGTTCGGCCGCATCGGCATCGCGCCGTTCAAGGAGCGCGTGTACGCATCGCGCCAAGCCCACGCTTAA
- a CDS encoding DUF934 domain-containing protein: MTLIIKNRAVVEDDFTVVRAAEDGALPTVDALPAGKVIVPFALWKDAKDALVASRAKESIGVWLAPDDEPADLTPDFDKIAVIAVDFPVFRDGRGFSIGRLLRERYNWKGELRAIGDVLRDQVFFHYRCGFDAFAVRADKDINDALNAFNEFSELYQGATDNREPLFRRRAAVLATLGA; this comes from the coding sequence ATGACGTTGATTATCAAAAACCGCGCGGTCGTCGAAGACGATTTCACCGTCGTGCGCGCTGCTGAAGACGGCGCGCTGCCGACAGTCGATGCGCTTCCCGCAGGCAAGGTGATCGTGCCGTTCGCGCTGTGGAAGGACGCGAAGGACGCGCTCGTGGCATCGCGCGCGAAGGAATCGATCGGTGTGTGGCTCGCGCCTGACGACGAACCCGCCGACCTCACGCCGGATTTCGACAAGATCGCAGTAATCGCGGTCGATTTCCCGGTGTTTCGCGATGGCCGCGGCTTTTCCATCGGCCGCCTGCTGCGCGAGCGCTACAACTGGAAGGGCGAGTTGCGCGCCATTGGCGACGTGCTGCGCGATCAGGTGTTCTTCCACTACCGCTGCGGCTTCGACGCTTTTGCCGTGCGCGCGGACAAGGACATCAACGACGCGCTCAACGCGTTCAACGAATTCAGCGAGCTGTATCAGGGCGCGACCGACAATCGGGAACCGCTGTTCCGCCGCCGCGCCGCGGTGCTCGCCACGCTCGGAGCCTGA
- a CDS encoding phosphoadenylyl-sulfate reductase produces the protein MTPELQAKVERLDALLDSIAARHERVKLASSLAAEDMVLTHAILSRKVGIGIFSLNTGRLHAETLGMIDRVKERYGYDIEQFHPQQAAVDEYVRDHGLNAFYESIDLRKSCCHIRKVEPLNRALADVSAWVTGQRREQSVTRAELHEEEHDAPRGIAKFNPLADWTEADVWDYLKAFDVPVNPLHARGYPSIGCEPCTRAVRPGEDSRAGRWWWESRDTKECGLHMTNISSIKIVQEAPSSAI, from the coding sequence ATGACGCCAGAACTGCAAGCCAAGGTTGAACGCCTCGACGCGCTGCTCGATTCGATCGCAGCGCGCCACGAGCGCGTCAAGCTAGCCAGCAGCCTCGCCGCCGAAGACATGGTGCTCACGCACGCCATTCTTTCGCGCAAGGTCGGCATCGGCATCTTCTCGCTGAACACGGGCCGTCTGCATGCGGAAACGCTCGGCATGATCGACCGCGTGAAGGAACGCTACGGCTACGACATCGAGCAGTTTCATCCGCAGCAAGCCGCTGTCGATGAATACGTGCGCGATCATGGTCTGAATGCGTTCTACGAGAGCATCGACCTGCGCAAGAGCTGCTGCCATATCCGCAAGGTCGAGCCGCTCAACCGCGCGCTCGCCGATGTCTCCGCGTGGGTCACGGGCCAGCGCCGCGAGCAGTCGGTGACGCGCGCCGAACTGCACGAGGAAGAGCACGACGCGCCGCGCGGCATCGCGAAGTTCAATCCGCTCGCGGACTGGACCGAAGCGGACGTGTGGGACTACCTGAAAGCCTTCGACGTGCCGGTGAACCCGCTGCATGCGCGCGGCTATCCGAGCATCGGCTGCGAGCCGTGCACGCGCGCCGTGCGCCCCGGCGAGGACAGCCGCGCGGGCCGCTGGTGGTGGGAATCGCGCGATACGAAGGAATGCGGTCTGCACATGACCAACATCAGCAGCATCAAGATCGTCCAGGAAGCGCCGAGCTCCGCGATCTGA
- the cysD gene encoding sulfate adenylyltransferase subunit CysD produces the protein MSTTLDPNVTAPIVNQATRMDHLDWLEAESIHILRELVAECSKPALLFSGGKDSVVVLALALKAFGLGGNRKTVLPFPLVHIDTGHNFQEVIDFRDRRAAEIGAELVVGHVEDSIKKGTVRLRRETDSRNAAQAVTLLETIEQYGYTAMIGGARRDEEKARAKERIFSFRDEFGQWDPKAQRPELWSIYNARLHAGEHLRVFPISNWTELDVWQYIAREKLELPSIYYAHDREIVRRNGLLVPVTPLTPVREGETPEIAQVRFRTVGDISCTCPVASDADDVEKIIAETAVTEITERGATRMDDQASEAAMEQRKKQGYF, from the coding sequence ATGAGCACCACGCTCGACCCCAACGTCACCGCCCCGATCGTCAATCAGGCGACGCGGATGGACCACCTCGACTGGCTCGAAGCCGAGTCGATCCACATCCTGCGCGAACTCGTCGCGGAGTGCAGCAAGCCCGCGCTGCTGTTCTCGGGCGGCAAGGATTCGGTCGTCGTGCTGGCGCTCGCGTTGAAGGCGTTCGGCCTCGGCGGCAACCGCAAGACGGTGCTGCCGTTCCCGCTCGTGCATATCGACACGGGCCACAACTTCCAGGAAGTCATCGACTTCCGCGACCGTCGCGCGGCCGAAATCGGCGCGGAACTGGTCGTCGGCCACGTCGAGGATTCGATCAAGAAGGGCACCGTGCGCCTGCGCCGCGAGACGGATTCGCGCAACGCCGCGCAAGCGGTCACGCTGCTCGAAACTATCGAGCAATACGGCTACACGGCGATGATCGGCGGCGCGCGCCGCGACGAAGAGAAGGCGCGCGCGAAAGAGCGCATCTTCTCGTTCCGCGACGAATTCGGCCAGTGGGACCCGAAGGCGCAGCGCCCGGAACTGTGGAGCATCTACAACGCGCGTCTGCATGCGGGCGAGCATCTGCGCGTGTTCCCGATCTCGAACTGGACCGAGCTCGACGTGTGGCAGTACATCGCGCGCGAGAAGCTCGAACTGCCGTCCATCTACTACGCGCACGATCGCGAAATCGTGCGTCGCAACGGGCTGCTCGTGCCGGTAACGCCGCTCACGCCGGTGCGCGAAGGCGAGACGCCGGAGATCGCGCAGGTGCGTTTCCGTACCGTCGGCGATATCAGCTGCACGTGCCCGGTGGCGAGCGACGCCGACGACGTCGAGAAGATCATCGCCGAAACGGCCGTGACCGAGATTACCGAGCGTGGCGCCACGCGCATGGACGACCAAGCGTCCGAAGCCGCGATGGAACAGCGCAAGAAGCAAGGCTATTTCTAA
- a CDS encoding sulfate adenylyltransferase subunit 1, which produces MSIYQAEDLGVLRFITAGSVDDGKSTLIGRLLYDSKAVLSDQLSAISRAKNKRTVGDEIDLSLLTDGLEAEREQGITIDVAYRYFATAKRKFIIADTPGHEQYTRNMVTGASTAHAAIILVDATRVTFENGEAQLLPQTKRHSAIVKLLGLQHVIVAINKMDLVEYSETRFNEIRDAYVALARQLGLEHVRFVPVSALKGDNIVSASERMPWYAGEPLLDLLESLPVAQPNEQALRFPVQWVARQDGSQADDFRGYMGRVEAGEVRVGDAINVLPANRQATVAEIIAPVPGGVASVNRAFAGQTVTIRLTEDVDVSRGDTFVPATAAVTPAKKLEADLCWFDEEPLSPQRKYLLKQTTNTVFARIGAVKEVLDVHTLSHSVDRTTLAMNDIGRVALTLQKPIVADEYDTHQGTGAFVLIDEATHHTVAAGMIREIAA; this is translated from the coding sequence ATGAGCATCTATCAAGCGGAAGACCTGGGCGTGTTGCGCTTCATCACGGCGGGCAGCGTCGACGACGGCAAGAGCACGTTGATCGGCCGCCTGCTGTACGACAGCAAGGCGGTTCTCTCGGACCAGTTGTCGGCCATCTCGCGCGCGAAAAACAAGCGCACCGTCGGCGATGAAATCGACCTGTCGCTGTTGACCGACGGTCTCGAAGCCGAGCGCGAGCAGGGCATCACCATCGACGTCGCGTATCGCTACTTCGCGACCGCCAAGCGCAAGTTCATCATCGCGGACACGCCGGGCCACGAGCAATACACGCGCAACATGGTGACGGGCGCATCGACGGCGCACGCCGCGATCATTCTCGTCGACGCGACGCGCGTCACGTTCGAAAACGGCGAAGCGCAACTGCTGCCGCAGACCAAGCGCCACAGCGCCATCGTGAAGCTGCTGGGCTTGCAGCACGTGATCGTCGCGATCAATAAAATGGATTTGGTCGAGTACAGCGAGACGCGCTTCAACGAGATTCGCGACGCGTATGTCGCGCTCGCGCGTCAACTCGGTCTCGAGCATGTGCGCTTCGTGCCGGTGTCGGCGCTGAAGGGCGACAACATCGTGAGCGCGAGCGAGCGCATGCCGTGGTACGCGGGCGAGCCGCTGCTCGATCTGCTCGAATCGCTGCCGGTCGCGCAGCCGAACGAACAGGCGCTGCGATTCCCGGTGCAATGGGTCGCGCGTCAGGACGGCTCGCAGGCCGACGACTTCCGCGGCTACATGGGCCGCGTCGAGGCGGGCGAGGTGCGCGTGGGCGATGCGATCAACGTGCTGCCGGCGAATCGCCAGGCGACGGTCGCGGAAATCATCGCGCCGGTGCCGGGCGGCGTGGCGTCGGTGAATCGCGCGTTCGCGGGGCAGACGGTGACCATTCGTCTCACGGAAGACGTGGACGTGTCGCGCGGCGATACGTTCGTCCCGGCGACGGCTGCTGTGACTCCGGCGAAAAAGCTCGAAGCCGACCTGTGCTGGTTCGACGAAGAGCCGCTTTCGCCGCAGCGCAAGTATCTGCTGAAGCAGACGACCAACACCGTGTTCGCGCGCATCGGTGCGGTGAAAGAGGTGCTGGACGTGCACACGCTGTCGCACTCGGTGGACCGCACGACGCTCGCGATGAACGACATCGGCCGCGTGGCGCTCACGCTGCAAAAGCCGATCGTGGCGGACGAGTACGATACGCATCAGGGCACCGGCGCGTTCGTGCTGATCGACGAGGCGACGCATCACACGGTTGCGGCCGGTATGATTCGCGAAATCGCGGCTTGA
- the cobA gene encoding uroporphyrinogen-III C-methyltransferase, with product MGKVYLIGAGPGAADLITVRGMRLLEQADVVLHDALIEPAMLDYAPNAKRIAVGKRCGQRSTAQHFINKQIVDAAREHGVVVRLKGGDPMLFGRADEEMRALEAAGIEYEVVPGITAALASAATLRRSLTLRGVSRSVALATHSRAADSEDIREQAKADSLVFYMGRDSAADIAQQLIDAGRPGSTPVAIVEACSTPRERTLTLTLARMALGEAQAWLDPSQPSLLMIGEAFKERASAGKPKVHLKGMQAAA from the coding sequence ATGGGTAAGGTCTATCTGATCGGAGCGGGACCGGGCGCGGCGGATCTGATCACCGTGCGCGGCATGCGCTTGCTCGAACAGGCGGATGTCGTGCTGCACGACGCGCTGATCGAGCCGGCGATGCTCGACTACGCGCCGAATGCGAAGCGGATCGCGGTCGGCAAGCGCTGCGGACAGCGGTCGACCGCCCAGCATTTCATCAACAAGCAGATCGTCGATGCGGCGCGCGAGCATGGCGTCGTCGTGCGGCTGAAGGGCGGCGATCCGATGCTCTTCGGCCGTGCTGACGAGGAGATGCGCGCGCTCGAAGCGGCTGGCATCGAGTACGAAGTGGTGCCGGGCATCACGGCGGCGCTCGCGAGTGCTGCGACGCTGCGGCGCTCGCTGACGTTGCGCGGCGTGTCGCGCAGTGTCGCGCTCGCCACGCACAGCCGCGCGGCGGACAGCGAGGACATTCGCGAGCAGGCGAAGGCCGATTCGCTCGTCTTCTACATGGGCCGCGACAGCGCGGCGGATATCGCGCAGCAGTTGATCGACGCGGGGCGGCCGGGTTCGACGCCGGTGGCGATCGTGGAGGCGTGCAGCACGCCGCGCGAACGCACGCTCACGCTGACGCTCGCGCGCATGGCGCTCGGCGAGGCGCAGGCGTGGCTGGACCCGTCGCAGCCGAGTCTGTTGATGATCGGCGAGGCGTTCAAGGAAAGGGCGTCGGCGGGAAAGCCGAAGGTGCATCTTAAGGGGATGCAGGCGGCGGCTTAA
- a CDS encoding sirohydrochlorin chelatase — protein MGRHGIILFGHGARDPRWAEPFERLAVKLRALRGDPVSLAFLELMTPDLPAAVAAQASDGCDAITVVPVFFGQGGHVRRDLPEVVAKCREAHPGVVIHCATAVGEDDAVLDAVARYCLKQT, from the coding sequence ATGGGCAGACACGGCATCATCCTCTTCGGACACGGCGCGCGCGATCCGCGCTGGGCTGAGCCGTTCGAACGCCTCGCCGTGAAGCTGCGCGCGTTGCGGGGCGATCCGGTATCGCTCGCGTTTCTCGAATTGATGACGCCGGATTTGCCCGCAGCGGTCGCCGCGCAAGCTTCGGACGGGTGTGATGCGATCACCGTCGTTCCGGTGTTCTTCGGGCAAGGCGGGCACGTGCGGCGGGATTTGCCCGAAGTGGTGGCGAAGTGCCGGGAGGCGCATCCGGGTGTGGTCATCCACTGCGCGACGGCGGTCGGCGAGGATGATGCGGTGCTGGATGCGGTGGCTCGATATTGCTTGAAGCAGACTTAA
- the lptG gene encoding LPS export ABC transporter permease LptG yields MRIYERYFARQIYLAFIFILFAFSGLFFFFDLINELNTVGHGNYKFTLAVLRVALQTPSRFYEIIPVAALISAIYVFAQMAAASEFTIFRVSGLSTGAALRSLLKIGVPLVLVTYIIGEVVGPYADQLSERVRLEALGSSVSSNFESGVWVKDTLSAKENGEQVTRFVNVGTLNPDTTIANVRIYEFDSKFRLSSVRIAKSGVYQPPGHWKLTGVTETQLVDAQPQSANAGDALNPVYRAKETTLPQFSLRSELTPQILSVLLVSPDRMSMFNLFRYIQHLTENHQDTQRYQIAFWRKILYPFAVFVMLVLSLPFAYLHTRAGVVGVKVFGGIMIGMSFQLFNTLFSHIGTLNTWPAPITAAAPALAYLAIGLLGLKWVERH; encoded by the coding sequence ATGCGCATCTACGAACGATACTTCGCGCGCCAGATTTACCTCGCCTTCATCTTCATTCTGTTCGCGTTCTCGGGCCTGTTCTTCTTCTTCGATCTGATCAACGAACTGAACACGGTCGGGCACGGCAACTACAAGTTCACGCTCGCGGTGCTGCGCGTGGCCTTGCAGACGCCTTCGCGCTTCTACGAAATCATTCCGGTCGCCGCGCTCATTTCCGCCATCTACGTGTTCGCGCAGATGGCGGCGGCCTCCGAGTTCACCATCTTTCGCGTGTCGGGGCTCTCGACCGGCGCGGCGCTGCGCTCCCTGCTGAAGATCGGCGTGCCGCTCGTGCTGGTGACGTACATCATCGGCGAAGTGGTCGGGCCGTATGCGGATCAATTGTCCGAGCGCGTGCGGCTGGAGGCGCTCGGCTCGTCCGTGTCGTCGAATTTCGAGTCGGGCGTGTGGGTGAAGGACACGCTCTCCGCGAAGGAAAACGGCGAACAGGTGACGCGCTTCGTCAATGTCGGCACGCTGAACCCGGATACGACGATCGCCAACGTGCGCATCTACGAATTCGATTCGAAGTTCCGGCTTTCGAGCGTGCGCATTGCGAAAAGCGGCGTGTATCAGCCGCCGGGCCACTGGAAGCTGACGGGCGTAACGGAGACGCAACTGGTCGATGCGCAACCGCAGAGCGCGAACGCCGGCGACGCGCTCAACCCCGTGTATCGCGCGAAGGAGACGACACTGCCGCAGTTCTCGCTGCGCTCCGAGCTGACGCCGCAGATTCTTTCGGTGCTGCTGGTGTCGCCGGATCGCATGTCGATGTTCAATCTCTTCCGCTATATCCAGCACTTGACGGAGAATCATCAGGACACGCAGCGGTATCAGATCGCGTTCTGGCGCAAGATTTTGTATCCGTTCGCGGTATTCGTGATGCTGGTGCTGTCGCTGCCGTTCGCGTATCTGCATACGCGCGCGGGCGTGGTGGGCGTGAAGGTGTTCGGCGGCATCATGATCGGCATGAGCTTCCAGTTGTTCAATACGCTGTTCTCGCATATCGGCACGCTGAACACATGGCCCGCGCCGATTACGGCGGCGGCGCCGGCGCTGGCATACCTGGCAATCGGCTTGCTGGGTCTCAAATGGGTCGAGCGGCACTGA